A portion of the Lolium rigidum isolate FL_2022 chromosome 1, APGP_CSIRO_Lrig_0.1, whole genome shotgun sequence genome contains these proteins:
- the LOC124682403 gene encoding uncharacterized protein LOC124682403 has product MEKKDLLGVRTKPAAAKRRRKAAAGGGSGGGRRLAKAIADYLASDSYMYAPLVSDPQQPPPTPPPAAAHAAASPASAEKEVLSLVEKYRGSWRATFSAS; this is encoded by the exons ATGGAGAAGAAGGACCTGCTAGGCGTCCGGACGAAGCCGGCTGCGGCAAAACGGCGGCGCAAGGCGGCAGCTGGTGGTGGCAGTGGCGGCGGTCGCAGGCTTGCTAAGGCGATCGCCGACTACCTCGCCTCAGACTCCTACATGTACGCCCCGCTGGTTTCCGACCCTCAGCAGCCGCCGCCGACTCCACCGCCCGCGGCAGCGCATGCCGCAGCTTCTCCTG CTTCTGCAGAGAAAGAAGTACTATCTCTCGTTGAAAAATATCGAGGCTCTTGGCGAGCTACATTTTCTGCCTCCTAG